Below is a genomic region from Streptomyces ferrugineus.
TCCGCCGCGCCCGCCGGCCTGGCGATGTTTCACCGTTTGGTCACAGCCCGGCCAACGCCACAACCGATGCCCCCGCAGGCCGGTCTAGCAGGCAGAAGTCCACAGGAACACGCAGGGGAAGGGCCTGGCCATGGGGGACATACGCAGACGGCGCGCCGTCGCACTCGGCATCACCGCGGGACTGGTAGCACCGCTCACACTGACGCTCACCGCCGCACCGGCGCAGGCGGCCGCGAGCTGTACGACCCAGGCAGGGCCGTACCAGAAGAAGGTGGAGAAGTTCCTCGGCCGCCCGGTCGACGGCAGGCAGTCCGCCGCCGACTGCAGGGCCATCCGGGCCTTCCAGACCAAGCACGGCATCACCCCGAACGTCGGCTACGCGGGTCCCATCACCTGGGGCGTGATGGACCTGATGAACAAGCAGAAGGCCGTCGGCAGGAACCCCAACAGGGACGGCAAGTGCCCCGTCAACAAGGGCCGGATCGCCTGTGTGAACCTCACGCTCCAGTTGAGCTGGATCCAGGACGGCAGCAGGCTGGTGTACGGCCCGGTCCCGGTCCGCACCGGCCGTAACGGCTACGAGACGCGCACTGGTCTGAAGAAG
It encodes:
- a CDS encoding L,D-transpeptidase family protein: MGDIRRRRAVALGITAGLVAPLTLTLTAAPAQAAASCTTQAGPYQKKVEKFLGRPVDGRQSAADCRAIRAFQTKHGITPNVGYAGPITWGVMDLMNKQKAVGRNPNRDGKCPVNKGRIACVNLTLQLSWIQDGSRLVYGPVPVRTGRNGYETRTGLKKIYWRNIDHVSTIYHVPMPYAQFFDGGQAFHSVGVSMWNPPGSHGCVNMTKTSAKKYWSLLKNGDDVYVYGRKPGT